From Bradyrhizobium sp. AZCC 1610:
GGCGCAGGAAGATGACGGTGGTGAGGGCGGCGACGATCTCGACCACGAACATCACGGGATTCTTGATCATCAGCCGCGGATCGAGTTTTGCGAATGCCGCACGGATCGCGGGCATGACGATTTTGGGATCGAGCATCGCCGAAGCCGTCGCCTTTTTCTGCAGTTTCATGGCTTCCATGGACGTAAACTCCTGATGGCGTCGATCAGAACAGGGTGTTGGCGTTGCCAGCGAGGTGCTCGACAACAGGCCCGAGCGCCAGCGCCGGAAAGAAGGTGAGACCGCCGATGATCAGGATCACGCCGACGACGAGGCCGACGAACAGGCCGCCGGTGGTCGGCAGCGTGCCGGCCGACGGCGGGATCGACTTCTTGGCGGCGAGCGAACCCGCCAGCGCCATCGCCGGCACGATCATGAAGAAGCGGCCGACGAACATCGAACTGGCGAGCGTCAGATTGTAGAACAAGGTATTGCCGGTGAGCCCGCCGAAGGCCGAGCCGTTGTTGCCGGTCGCGGAGGTGAAGGCGTAAAGCACTTCGGTAAAGCCGTGAGGCCCTGCATTGGCCATCGAGGCCACCGCGGCCGGGTAGACCACGGCGACCGCCGTCCAGCCAAGGATCATCAGCGGCAGGATGAGGATGGCCAGCATCGCCATCTTCACCTCGCGCGCCTCGATCTTCTTGCCGACATATTCCGGGGTGCGGCCGACCATCAGGCCGGCGACGAAGATGGTCAGCACGACGAACAGCAGCATGCCGTACATGCCGGCGCCGACGCCGCCGACGATGATTTCGCCGAGCTGGATATTGAGCAACGGGATCATGCCGCCAAGCGCGGTGAAGCTGTCATGCATGGCGTTGACCGCGCCGCAGGAGGCCGCCGTGGTGATGACCGCAAAGAGTGAGGAAGCGACGATGCCGAAGCGGACTTCCTTGCCTTCCATGTTGCCACCAGTCAGCCCGAGCGAGGAGAGTGTCGAGGTGCCACTGGCTTCGGCCCAATAGGTGACGGCGACACCTGACAGGAACAGCACGCCCATCACGGCGAGGATCGCCCAGCCCTGGCGCTGGTTGCCGACCATGCGGCCGAACACATTGGTGAGCGCCGCGCCAAGCGCGAAGATCGAGATCATCTGCACGAAGTTCGACAGCGCGGTGGGATTTTCGAAGGGATGCGCGGCATTGGCGTTGAAGAAACCGCCGCCATTGGTGCCGAGCATTTTGATGGCGACCTGCGAGGCGATGGGCCCGACCGCGATGGTCTGCCTGGCGCCTTCCAGCGTCGTGGCCTCGACATAGGGACCAAGCGTCTGCGGCATGCCCTGCCAGACCAGAAACAGTGCGTAGACGATGCAGATCGGCAGCAGCACATAGAGGGTGCAGCGCGTCACGTCGACCCAGAAATTGCCGATGGTGCGCATTGAGGATCGGGAGAAGCCGCGGATCAGCGCCACCGCGAGCGCAATGCCGGTCGCGGCCGACAGGAAATTCTGGTGCGTCAGGCCGACCATCTGCGTCAGATAGGACAGCGTGCTTTCGCCGCCGTAGTTCTGCCAGTTGGTGTTGGTCAGGAACGAGATCGCCGTATTGAACGACAGATCCGGGGCGACGGCGGATTGCTCCGCCGGATTGAGCGGCAACAGCGCCTGCAGGCGCATCAGGCTATAGATGATGAGGAAGCCGCCGACGTGGAACAGCAGCATGGCAACCGTATAGGTCAGCCAGTGCTGCTCGCGCTTCTCGTCGACGCCGCCGATCCGGTACAGCGCCGTTTCGACCGGCCGCAGCACGGGAGAGAGGAACGTGCGCTCGCCGTTGAAGACGCGCGTCATGTACCAGCCGAGCGGCTTTACCAGCGCGACCACGATCGCACAGTAGAGCAGAATCTGGAACCAGCCGATCAGTGTCATGGGAAATATCCTTGTATTACCTTGCTGGCAGCAGCAGGCGCAGAAGCACGACAAGCAGCGCCGCAGTCGCAAGGAACGCCAGCACGATGGCGGCGAGCGTGGTCATGGCGAGCTCAGAACCGCTCTGGACGCAGCAGCGCATAGGTCAGGTAAAACAGCAGGCCGAGCGAGACGAAACCGGCGAGCGAATAATCGAAGATCATGGCGCGCACTCCTCTAAAGCCGCTCGCAGGCATAGGCGTAGCCGATACCTGCGACGAAGAAGCCGAGGCAAAGCGCCAGCATGACGATGTCCAGCATGGAATGTTCCTGTGCGACGTGAATCGCGATGCCGGATCGCCGGTCATCGCGTTTGCTGGGGCTGAGGTGCCACCGGGCGCATAGGTTTTCGAGACGAGAGAGATGGCGACGTTATAGGAATCTCATAAAGGTCGTGCGGATAGGGGTAGGGAAGGCTTTTGGCCTCCCCTCCCTCCGAACCGTACGGGCGGTTTTCCCGCATACGGCTCTCCAGTCGCTGGTTTCCTCATCGTGAATGTCTCGCGTGTTCAAGCGCTGTTGCAAGGGTGAACAGTTCTTGATCCGCGAAGAAGGCGTTAGGCCATCGCTGATGGTCGGCTTTGCATCGTCCGAACCCGGGCCGCTTGTCCTGCTTGCGCAAGACGGCACGCAGCCGCCGCCGAACGAAACCGTCAAGGTTGCGGAGTTGGAATGGTGCGGCGTGCTTGAAATAGCCGAACCATCCCCGCAGCGCCGGATTGAGATCCGCGATGATCCGCGCGAGGCTGTCGCCTCGGCTGCGGCTCGTCTTGGCCCTCACCTTGTCCTTGAGCGCTCTCAGGCTCTTCTTTCGCACGAACCGGCAACCCGCCTCGAACCGGTAGCCGAGGAAGTCGAATCCTTGTCCCGGTTGTCGGCTGTCAACGATCCGCGTCTTGTCCGGATGCAGCGTTAGGCCGTTGGCCGTCGTCCACGCATCGACTTCGCGCAACGCGGCCCTCGCCTCGTCTTCCGTTCGGCAGAGGATCACGAAGTCGTCGGCATAGCGCACCATCCGGCGCCCGTTCTGCTCCATCAGCAGGTCGAGCGGGTGCAGGTAGATGTTGGCCAGCAGCGGCGAGAGAACCGCCCCTTGGGGCGTTCCCGTCGTCGGCTGCCAGCGCGCCATGTCCGACATGATCTCTTGCTTGAGAAAGCCGTCGATCAGCTTCAGGACGCGCCCGTCGCTGATCGTCTCGCCTACCCGTGCCATCAGCCTGTCGTGCGGGATCGTATCGAAGTAGCTCTTCAGGTCGGCATCCACGACATGAGTGAAGCCTTCCTTCAGCAGCCGATCAACCTCCCGCAACGCGTCTTTGCAGCTTCGTCCCGGCCGGAAGCCGTAGCTGCCCGGCCGAAACTGGACTTCAAAGACGGGCTCGATGGTCATCTTCAGAGCCGTCTGCACGATGCGGTCCTTGATGGTCGGTATCCCGAGCGGACGGGTTTGCCCGCCGCCTTTGGGAATATCGACCCGTTTGACCGGGCCCGGCCGGTAGCTGCCGTTCTTCAAATGCTCATGAAGCTCCGTCAGATACCGATCCGCGACCGCCGCGAACCGTTCGATGCCTTGACCATCCACGCCTGCCGCCCCCTTGTTCCGCTCGACTTTCCGCCACGCGGCTTCCAGGGTCGTCGGCCGGATGGCCTTATCCACCAAGCTGAACCACCTGCCTCCTTTGACGCCGTTACCCAGCGCCGACACCATGCGCTCCGTCCAGATCGAAGCTTCCGCCCACCACCAAGTCCGCGGTTGTCCGCCGGCGGCGTCTCCCCCTTGCGTAGCCTTGGCGGCACTGTCGGGGTTATCTTGCTCCATGCCGAACCTCGCACATCCAGCTTCCTGCCTCCCTTCCCTCAGAGCGGTTTTGCTTCCCGCCCCTCTCGCCGTCAAAACGGCTGCAGTATTATGAAGGCTCTGACTCCTGACGCTCTCACCCCGAGCGTCAGGTCTCTCCGCTTACTCCGCCTTGCCTTCCCGACATTCCGACCTCAACCACGCTGGCTGTCCCCCGGTCGCTTTGTCCGTCGCCTCAGCGCCGAGGGTTAGTTCCAGGCTTCGCCACGAACGAGCTGGCTCGCCACAGCCTTCCGCCGAATCAGGTTCGTTATCCTACGGACTGCCAGTTCACCTCCGGATGCTCTCCACCCCGCCTCACGGCGACGCAGTCTCCTTCGATTACAGAGTTGCGACCAACTCC
This genomic window contains:
- the kdpA gene encoding potassium-transporting ATPase subunit KdpA, which codes for MTLIGWFQILLYCAIVVALVKPLGWYMTRVFNGERTFLSPVLRPVETALYRIGGVDEKREQHWLTYTVAMLLFHVGGFLIIYSLMRLQALLPLNPAEQSAVAPDLSFNTAISFLTNTNWQNYGGESTLSYLTQMVGLTHQNFLSAATGIALAVALIRGFSRSSMRTIGNFWVDVTRCTLYVLLPICIVYALFLVWQGMPQTLGPYVEATTLEGARQTIAVGPIASQVAIKMLGTNGGGFFNANAAHPFENPTALSNFVQMISIFALGAALTNVFGRMVGNQRQGWAILAVMGVLFLSGVAVTYWAEASGTSTLSSLGLTGGNMEGKEVRFGIVASSLFAVITTAASCGAVNAMHDSFTALGGMIPLLNIQLGEIIVGGVGAGMYGMLLFVVLTIFVAGLMVGRTPEYVGKKIEAREVKMAMLAILILPLMILGWTAVAVVYPAAVASMANAGPHGFTEVLYAFTSATGNNGSAFGGLTGNTLFYNLTLASSMFVGRFFMIVPAMALAGSLAAKKSIPPSAGTLPTTGGLFVGLVVGVILIIGGLTFFPALALGPVVEHLAGNANTLF
- a CDS encoding K(+)-transporting ATPase subunit F; this translates as MIFDYSLAGFVSLGLLFYLTYALLRPERF
- the ltrA gene encoding group II intron reverse transcriptase/maturase yields the protein MEQDNPDSAAKATQGGDAAGGQPRTWWWAEASIWTERMVSALGNGVKGGRWFSLVDKAIRPTTLEAAWRKVERNKGAAGVDGQGIERFAAVADRYLTELHEHLKNGSYRPGPVKRVDIPKGGGQTRPLGIPTIKDRIVQTALKMTIEPVFEVQFRPGSYGFRPGRSCKDALREVDRLLKEGFTHVVDADLKSYFDTIPHDRLMARVGETISDGRVLKLIDGFLKQEIMSDMARWQPTTGTPQGAVLSPLLANIYLHPLDLLMEQNGRRMVRYADDFVILCRTEDEARAALREVDAWTTANGLTLHPDKTRIVDSRQPGQGFDFLGYRFEAGCRFVRKKSLRALKDKVRAKTSRSRGDSLARIIADLNPALRGWFGYFKHAAPFQLRNLDGFVRRRLRAVLRKQDKRPGFGRCKADHQRWPNAFFADQELFTLATALEHARHSR